From Pseudothermotoga thermarum DSM 5069, a single genomic window includes:
- a CDS encoding tetratricopeptide repeat protein, which yields MRYLVVILLTFAVLIVFAIDRPGKDPEESWNELINLIKLDPNSTLITIEGPRIAAKRKLAQIEWLKEAVVAEDFEKFLMNLAHVTINPPLDLTKEVTLVFPQIQVLIDEFEKGNFENFDKIKTLWKVGFKLSAPRLFGKWLVESFLENPQLLDWNTVRFLQEMKNKEEIADEIVQTALKYSQTESYYPHLYRIFEVTRNMVFKEPTFFERQLSLYINLLNQIIRMDVKRLTKAEIEEILKQFDSIEIKKDELRNKLAFLIVSAKQAKIPLDGVKTKDSYLSTLIGKSDQLDSKKANYWLVLTILGGILFLISFDRIRLEILLFLRAKKAAIKTCQRILSKDPLNFQIRLKLAALYEKVGDVERAISEYKAIKDLMKMAKQQKT from the coding sequence ATGAGATACCTTGTGGTAATTTTGCTGACTTTTGCGGTGCTTATAGTTTTCGCCATAGATAGACCGGGCAAAGATCCCGAGGAAAGCTGGAACGAGCTTATAAATTTGATCAAGTTGGATCCCAATTCTACGCTTATAACCATCGAAGGACCAAGAATAGCTGCAAAAAGAAAGCTTGCACAGATTGAATGGTTGAAAGAAGCAGTTGTAGCTGAGGATTTTGAAAAATTCTTGATGAACTTGGCGCACGTCACAATCAATCCTCCGCTGGATTTAACCAAAGAGGTGACTTTGGTATTTCCGCAAATTCAAGTCCTTATAGATGAATTTGAAAAAGGAAATTTTGAGAATTTCGATAAAATAAAAACACTCTGGAAGGTTGGATTCAAACTTTCGGCGCCAAGACTATTTGGAAAATGGCTAGTTGAATCTTTCCTAGAAAACCCTCAATTGCTGGATTGGAACACCGTCCGCTTTCTTCAGGAAATGAAAAACAAGGAAGAAATTGCAGATGAAATTGTTCAAACCGCTTTGAAATACTCGCAAACAGAATCGTACTATCCACATCTTTACAGAATTTTTGAAGTTACAAGAAATATGGTTTTCAAAGAACCAACCTTTTTTGAGAGACAACTTTCTTTGTACATTAATTTGCTCAACCAAATTATTCGTATGGATGTAAAACGCCTAACCAAAGCAGAAATTGAGGAAATACTCAAACAGTTTGACAGCATAGAAATAAAAAAGGATGAACTGAGAAACAAATTGGCATTCTTGATCGTTTCGGCAAAACAGGCGAAGATACCCCTTGATGGTGTAAAAACAAAAGATAGTTATCTTTCTACTTTGATTGGAAAAAGTGATCAACTTGACAGTAAGAAAGCCAACTATTGGCTTGTTTTGACGATACTTGGTGGTATTTTATTTTTAATTTCATTTGATAGAATCAGATTGGAAATACTTTTGTTTTTACGTGCCAAAAAGGCTGCGATAAAAACATGTCAAAGAATTCTTTCAAAAGATCCTTTGAATTTTCAAATAAGGCTAAAACTAGCGGCACTTTATGAAAAAGTTGGCGATGTGGAACGGGCAATCTCAGAGTACAAAGCCATAAAAGATTTGATGAAAATGGCTAAGCAACAAAAAACCTAA
- a CDS encoding AI-2E family transporter: MKGKRLGLYFTLLYSAIFLIIGVIFRNFFNAFLLTFIGTMIVDGLANIIQRFTKLPKLPAKIVALTLYFGVILWGLIMLIPKAFIEFSGFYELIANTIESRAWEDYIKGNEALLKMLNDIVDFLKPSFSELLNYVVKTLARQFPDMLVVAFFSILGTVYASIYLENLIAVIPYLYPKGCRKDVTEFVEELMRNTRRFISVIALNAMIIGVSFAVFFSIMKLPYAPLLAFWGFVTNFIPIVGTVFEIIPVLIFSLSLGLGKIFWIVVFLVIIHTFVFVLFFELMKGYTRLNPVLLIFSILLAGQVFGMVGTFFGAPAALFATVFFDKFVAPEFERE; this comes from the coding sequence ATGAAGGGAAAACGATTGGGACTGTACTTCACTCTTCTGTATTCGGCAATTTTTCTAATAATTGGTGTGATTTTTAGAAACTTTTTCAACGCTTTTTTGTTGACTTTCATTGGGACAATGATAGTCGATGGACTGGCAAACATAATACAAAGATTCACAAAACTACCAAAATTGCCGGCAAAAATAGTTGCTTTGACTCTTTACTTTGGGGTTATCTTGTGGGGATTGATAATGTTGATACCTAAAGCTTTCATAGAATTTTCGGGATTTTACGAATTGATCGCAAATACAATTGAAAGCCGGGCATGGGAAGATTACATAAAAGGCAACGAAGCTCTTTTGAAAATGTTGAATGATATCGTTGACTTTCTCAAACCAAGTTTCTCTGAACTTTTGAACTACGTAGTAAAAACTTTGGCGAGGCAATTTCCAGACATGCTCGTTGTGGCTTTCTTTTCAATCCTAGGTACGGTGTACGCATCGATTTATTTGGAAAATTTGATAGCAGTTATACCATACCTTTATCCAAAAGGTTGTAGAAAGGATGTAACCGAATTCGTTGAGGAACTGATGAGAAACACAAGAAGATTTATAAGTGTTATTGCACTCAACGCAATGATAATTGGTGTTTCGTTTGCCGTTTTCTTCAGTATAATGAAACTTCCATATGCACCGCTTCTGGCTTTTTGGGGGTTTGTAACCAACTTTATACCAATAGTTGGAACGGTTTTCGAGATCATTCCGGTTCTGATTTTTTCTCTGTCGCTTGGACTGGGAAAAATATTTTGGATAGTCGTTTTTCTTGTCATCATCCATACCTTTGTTTTTGTGCTTTTCTTTGAACTCATGAAAGGGTACACAAGACTCAACCCAGTTCTTTTGATATTCTCCATTTTGCTTGCCGGTCAAGTCTTTGGAATGGTTGGTACCTTCTTCGGTGCACCGGCAGCTTTGTTTGCAACAGTATTCTTTGATAAATTCGTTGCACCGGAATTCGAGAGGGAATAA
- a CDS encoding Mrp/NBP35 family ATP-binding protein, protein MDLNERLNKVKEREKRITENMSKIKYKIAVLSGKGGVGKTTISVNLAVGLMEEGFLVGLLDLDLHGPNIVRMLGIKENPTIENSLIKPPTYLKNMKVMSMAMLLEESQPLAWRGPMKHSVIQQFLADTDWGELDFLIFDLPPGTGDEALSLFQLVKMDGIVLVTTPQKVAIDDVSRAMNFAIEMNQKVLGLIINMSYLICPQCKTKIDLFGENAAKDFAELVGIDVLGEIPMDPAIAKLADAGKPVVSFLRGSEVEKSFRAVIGTMLEKLGKVSTGG, encoded by the coding sequence ATGGATTTAAATGAAAGGCTAAACAAGGTCAAAGAGCGAGAAAAAAGGATTACAGAAAACATGTCAAAGATCAAGTATAAGATAGCAGTTTTAAGTGGAAAAGGTGGGGTTGGAAAAACAACAATTTCCGTGAATCTTGCCGTTGGTTTGATGGAGGAAGGTTTTCTGGTTGGACTTTTGGATTTGGATTTGCATGGACCAAACATAGTTAGAATGCTTGGAATAAAGGAAAATCCAACGATAGAAAACAGTTTGATAAAACCTCCAACATATTTGAAGAACATGAAAGTTATGTCAATGGCTATGTTACTGGAAGAAAGTCAACCTTTGGCTTGGAGAGGTCCCATGAAACACAGTGTGATACAGCAATTTCTTGCCGATACAGACTGGGGAGAACTTGATTTTCTGATCTTCGATTTACCTCCAGGAACAGGCGACGAAGCATTGAGTCTTTTTCAGTTGGTCAAGATGGATGGAATTGTGCTTGTGACAACTCCGCAAAAAGTTGCCATTGACGATGTTTCAAGAGCAATGAATTTCGCCATAGAGATGAATCAAAAAGTTCTTGGTTTGATAATCAATATGTCCTATTTGATCTGTCCACAATGTAAAACCAAAATAGACCTGTTTGGCGAAAATGCTGCGAAAGATTTTGCAGAACTTGTTGGAATCGATGTTCTTGGCGAGATACCAATGGATCCAGCGATAGCAAAGTTAGCCGACGCAGGTAAACCAGTGGTTAGCTTTCTACGAGGATCGGAAGTAGAAAAAAGCTTTAGAGCAGTTATTGGAACTATGCTTGAAAAACTTGGCAAAGTTTCAACAGGAGGATGA